The Phycisphaerae bacterium genome includes a window with the following:
- the thpR gene encoding RNA 2',3'-cyclic phosphodiesterase, translating to MRLFVAIELTSAVRQRLAALQGRMKRDWSMVRWTPAEQLHVTVKFLGDVPDADVPKVCTALERTAQGMESFSATFETTGCFPPRGPVRIVWAGANDETGEFQACAGCVESEMEVLGFPREDRPFTPHVTIGRVKDDSSGGRLRSAVDAATLEPVAQSIDTLTLMSSVLSPKGPTYAIVSRAALGGGRQDPT from the coding sequence ATGCGCCTTTTTGTAGCCATTGAATTGACATCGGCCGTGCGGCAGCGACTGGCCGCGCTGCAAGGTCGAATGAAGCGGGACTGGAGCATGGTTCGCTGGACGCCGGCGGAGCAACTTCACGTGACCGTGAAATTCCTGGGAGACGTCCCCGACGCCGACGTGCCGAAGGTCTGTACGGCATTGGAGCGAACCGCCCAGGGCATGGAGTCCTTTTCAGCGACCTTTGAAACGACCGGATGCTTCCCGCCGCGCGGACCGGTTCGCATTGTCTGGGCGGGCGCGAACGACGAAACGGGCGAATTCCAGGCCTGCGCCGGGTGCGTGGAATCGGAAATGGAAGTCTTGGGATTCCCGCGCGAGGATCGCCCATTCACGCCGCACGTGACCATCGGCCGGGTGAAGGACGATTCATCCGGCGGGCGGCTTCGAAGCGCCGTCGACGCTGCGACGCTCGAGCCGGTGGCGCAGTCGATTGATACGCTCACATTGATGTCTTCCGTGCTTTCGCCCAAGGGACCAACTTACGCCATTGTCAGCCGCGCCGCTCTCGGAGGCGGGCGCCAAGATCCAACGTGA